In one window of Methanoculleus chikugoensis DNA:
- the cas1c gene encoding type I-C CRISPR-associated endonuclease Cas1c, giving the protein MRKLLNVLYVTNPDSYLAKDGENIVVSVEHKEVGRIPIHNLEGVICFGFMGASPGVMELCASHHVGLAFVSPYGKFLGRVSGRVSGNVLLRKRQYLLSDDEEAAARIAMNCVLGKMLNCRSVLLRFGRDYPEKVSPEFSERLQWLTEGVRQLRESPSDTLNELRGREGILSKCYFDCFDDLILSQDPAFAFESRSRRPPLNRVNALLSFVYTLIAVDCASALESVGLDPQVGFLHRARPGRMSLALDLMEEFRPYLGDRFVLSLINNRVVAADDFLVKENGAVILTDTGRKAVLAAWQRRKTEEVMHGYLDERVPVGLLPYAQSMLLARHLRGDIDGYPPFVMR; this is encoded by the coding sequence ATGAGAAAACTCCTGAACGTTCTGTATGTTACCAACCCTGACTCTTATCTCGCGAAAGATGGGGAAAATATCGTCGTTTCCGTTGAGCACAAGGAGGTAGGACGGATCCCCATTCACAACCTGGAGGGGGTCATCTGTTTTGGGTTTATGGGAGCAAGTCCGGGCGTGATGGAGTTATGTGCATCTCACCACGTGGGGCTTGCATTCGTGTCGCCGTACGGGAAATTTCTTGGACGGGTATCTGGCCGCGTGTCCGGGAACGTGCTGCTCCGCAAGCGGCAGTATCTTCTTTCGGACGATGAGGAGGCCGCGGCGCGGATTGCAATGAACTGCGTGCTCGGAAAGATGCTGAACTGTCGGAGCGTTCTCCTCCGGTTTGGCCGTGACTATCCTGAGAAGGTATCACCTGAATTTTCAGAGCGTCTTCAATGGCTGACAGAGGGTGTTCGCCAGCTGCGGGAATCGCCATCCGACACGCTGAACGAACTCCGGGGCCGTGAGGGGATTCTGTCGAAGTGTTACTTTGATTGTTTCGATGATCTGATCCTGTCGCAAGATCCTGCGTTTGCTTTTGAGTCCCGGAGCAGGAGACCCCCGTTGAACCGGGTGAATGCTCTACTGTCGTTTGTCTATACGCTGATCGCGGTGGATTGCGCTTCAGCTCTCGAATCCGTGGGGCTTGATCCGCAGGTGGGGTTTCTCCACCGCGCCCGACCGGGGCGGATGAGCCTTGCGCTGGACCTGATGGAGGAGTTCCGGCCGTATCTCGGAGACCGGTTTGTGTTGAGTCTGATCAACAACCGGGTTGTTGCGGCGGATGATTTCCTGGTGAAGGAGAATGGGGCCGTGATCCTGACAGATACAGGGCGGAAAGCAGTTCTTGCGGCGTGGCAGCGACGGAAGACGGAAGAGGTCATGCACGGCTATTTAGATGAACGGGTTCCGGTTGGCCTTCTGCCGTATGCACAGTCAATGCTGCTCGCCCGGCACCTGCGGGGGGACATCGATGGGTATCCACCGTTCGTGATGAGGTGA
- the cas2 gene encoding CRISPR-associated endonuclease Cas2 encodes MFVLVTYDVNTESPEGRRRLRTVARICMNYGTRVQNSVFECVVDSVQLMEMKTKIGEVIDPAIDSVRYYNLGKHGRDHVEHVGAKPGLNVEGVLIL; translated from the coding sequence GTGTTTGTTCTGGTTACGTATGATGTAAATACAGAGAGTCCGGAAGGGAGACGCAGACTGCGCACGGTTGCGAGAATCTGCATGAATTATGGTACGCGCGTGCAGAATTCGGTCTTCGAGTGTGTCGTGGATTCTGTTCAACTGATGGAGATGAAAACGAAGATCGGTGAGGTCATCGATCCAGCGATTGATAGTGTACGGTATTATAATCTAGGGAAGCATGGTCGAGATCATGTGGAGCATGTGGGGGCAAAGCCGGGGCTGAATGTTGAGGGCGTGCTGATTTTGTAG
- a CDS encoding type I CRISPR-associated protein Cas7: MQNEVKRATGLLVIEAVNSNPNGDPDRESEPRQRPNGRGEISPVSFKRKLRDLLEDSDSPFFKSLPEKFKENPDHYRILESRGRDRREITQEMGDTKNFNQQSFLKSIFVKKYWDARVFGNTFLEEGSAKGFIKTGVAQFGVGVSISPIDIVRHTNTNKAGVQEGKNAGMAPLAFRIVQHGVYCMPFFINPNYAGKSGCTPDDIELLKLLIPKAYDLNRSAIRPDVRIRHAWYIEHKNALGSCPDYLLLEALTPTRIGNVSDPSNEWADYEDKTSLPENLKSRIDRVVDLMTL; the protein is encoded by the coding sequence ATGCAAAATGAAGTCAAACGTGCAACGGGGCTTTTGGTAATAGAGGCCGTGAATTCAAATCCTAATGGCGACCCCGACCGAGAGAGCGAACCACGCCAGCGCCCGAATGGCCGCGGCGAAATATCACCCGTATCCTTCAAACGTAAACTACGCGATTTGTTGGAGGATTCGGATAGCCCATTCTTCAAAAGCCTGCCAGAGAAGTTTAAGGAAAATCCGGATCACTACCGCATACTTGAATCACGTGGGCGTGACCGCAGAGAGATTACACAGGAAATGGGCGATACCAAAAACTTTAATCAACAGTCCTTCCTCAAAAGCATCTTCGTAAAAAAATATTGGGATGCTCGTGTGTTCGGCAACACGTTCCTTGAAGAGGGTTCGGCAAAAGGCTTCATCAAGACGGGTGTGGCGCAGTTTGGCGTAGGAGTTTCCATATCGCCGATAGATATTGTACGCCATACGAACACAAATAAAGCCGGTGTGCAAGAGGGAAAAAATGCCGGCATGGCACCGCTTGCGTTCCGTATCGTACAGCATGGCGTGTATTGTATGCCATTCTTTATCAATCCAAACTACGCGGGAAAGAGTGGCTGCACCCCGGACGATATAGAACTGCTCAAACTGTTGATTCCGAAGGCGTACGATTTGAACCGCTCGGCTATACGCCCTGATGTGCGAATCCGTCATGCCTGGTATATCGAGCATAAAAATGCGCTTGGAAGCTGCCCGGATTATCTGTTGCTTGAGGCGTTGACGCCTACTCGCATAGGTAATGTATCTGATCCTTCCAACGAGTGGGCAGACTACGAGGACAAAACTTCTCTACCAGAGAATCTCAAATCGCGGATTGATAGAGTGGTCGATTTGATGACACTGTGA
- the cas5 gene encoding CRISPR-associated protein Cas5 — MEIAGDTAMWTRPDTGDNPVSYPAPTYSAVKAIFESVLWGPAIEIIPLKAEICAPVQFHNYYTNYGGPLRKTTNIKHGDSYQLCATVLIDVCYRLYAEVVPYKIKGRLPQAAKNWDNATTSPGHAYQEIFARRLKRGQCFAVPCLGWREFTPSYFGEFRDDTHVMSDMETAVIPSMLRQVFSKGYQSEVAYLYDTDVEITGGVLAYGKGERPC; from the coding sequence TTGGAAATCGCCGGCGACACCGCTATGTGGACAAGACCGGACACCGGTGACAACCCCGTCAGTTATCCAGCACCCACATACTCGGCGGTTAAAGCTATTTTTGAGTCCGTGCTGTGGGGACCTGCGATAGAAATTATTCCACTTAAGGCGGAAATTTGTGCGCCGGTGCAGTTTCACAATTATTACACAAATTATGGTGGCCCACTGCGAAAAACAACGAACATCAAACACGGAGACAGTTACCAGCTTTGCGCCACCGTTCTTATTGATGTCTGCTATCGCTTGTACGCCGAAGTTGTTCCGTATAAGATAAAAGGTAGACTTCCTCAAGCAGCGAAGAACTGGGATAACGCAACCACGTCGCCGGGGCACGCATATCAAGAGATATTCGCCAGAAGGCTGAAGCGCGGGCAGTGTTTCGCTGTGCCCTGCTTGGGGTGGCGGGAGTTCACGCCATCCTATTTCGGCGAGTTCCGTGATGATACACATGTCATGTCTGATATGGAGACTGCGGTTATTCCCTCTATGCTACGGCAGGTATTTTCAAAAGGCTACCAATCCGAAGTCGCGTATCTGTATGACACGGATGTTGAGATTACAGGAGGCGTGCTGGCTTACGGGAAAGGAGAAAGACCATGCTGA
- a CDS encoding type I CRISPR-associated protein Cas7 codes for MEVCKVFWWKHNSKSGQYSSAKVHRTLHVQPKMDAPKSIEDYEITVDRLEGLEPEIFEGR; via the coding sequence ATGGAGGTCTGCAAGGTGTTCTGGTGGAAACACAACTCAAAGAGCGGGCAGTATTCTTCCGCAAAGGTTCACCGGACGTTGCATGTGCAGCCGAAGATGGATGCACCGAAGTCCATCGAGGACTACGAGATCACGGTAGACAGGCTGGAAGGTCTCGAACCCGAGATCTTTGAAGGAAGGTAA
- the cas4 gene encoding CRISPR-associated protein Cas4: MDPDDYLMLSGIQHFAFCRRQWALIHIEQVWKENVLTFGGRQMHRNADDPFFTESRGDVLISRSVPLVSHALKIYGVADVVEYHRSDSGIVIPGREGHWTVVPVEYKAGKRKPDDRDEVQLCAQAICLEEMYRTRIEYGYLYYGKTRRRTEVALDDELRRRVAELVAGMYVLYDAGTTPPAVLLPHCKNCSLVELCMPAVSSRRRSVDRYLATCIGRDDA; encoded by the coding sequence ATGGACCCTGACGACTACCTCATGCTCAGCGGCATCCAGCATTTTGCGTTCTGTAGACGGCAGTGGGCGCTCATCCATATCGAACAGGTGTGGAAGGAAAACGTGCTCACCTTTGGCGGCAGGCAGATGCATAGGAATGCGGACGATCCTTTCTTCACGGAGAGCCGGGGCGATGTGCTGATCTCGCGGAGTGTGCCTCTGGTCTCCCACGCGCTGAAGATATACGGTGTTGCGGATGTGGTGGAGTATCATCGATCGGATTCGGGGATCGTGATCCCCGGACGGGAGGGGCACTGGACCGTCGTGCCGGTAGAGTACAAGGCGGGAAAGCGGAAGCCGGACGACCGCGACGAGGTGCAACTGTGCGCTCAGGCGATCTGTCTTGAGGAGATGTACCGGACGCGGATTGAATATGGATATCTATATTACGGCAAAACCCGGCGGCGGACGGAGGTAGCTCTTGACGATGAACTTCGCAGGCGGGTGGCGGAGTTAGTCGCCGGTATGTATGTGCTCTACGATGCAGGTACCACTCCTCCGGCGGTCCTGCTGCCGCACTGCAAAAACTGTTCTCTTGTCGAGCTCTGCATGCCAGCCGTCTCGTCCCGCAGGCGTTCGGTGGACCGCTATCTTGCCACCTGCATAGGGAGGGATGATGCATGA
- a CDS encoding CRISPR-associated endonuclease Cas3'' codes for MEYFAHSPKDGYPAQTYAQHINGVSERARRHASDAARYSLDDGALLLTTAEVAAVYHDLGKLDGENQSVLSGQRAAKRLPLNHTDAGAAFLLDDVSPALLAAVSVAAHHIGLPDFGTESIREESAFRDDEIKTRVDAALLEYSQIHSSNVSTRPQIESAIPSGDLSVFLRMLLSCLVDADHTDTASHYGKYPEAENSIPLRPAERLALLDHYVETLRKTGEDDERNKLRSEMYAVCRDSLICENIAACDAPVGSGKTTAVMAHLLAQANTRGLRRIFIVLPFTNIIQQSVEKYREALVFPGENGEEVVAELHHRAEFESEDTRHLTALWRAPIIVTTAVAFFETLAAKTPSALRRMHELAGSAVFVDEAHGALPAHLLPLAWRWINIYAKEWSCYWILASGSLNQFWEIKEISEQKLEVPNIVNPSLRASLNAFEGKRIEYQANLTPQSLETFVEVVAQSQGPRLVILNTVQSAAVVAEYICEKYGRGRVEHLSTSLTPSDREKTLGQVKARLNRSDDDDWTLVATSCVEAGVDFSFRTGFRELASLTSLLQAAGRVNRNGEYGVSEMHTFCLSESNMLKSNPDIKNSAAVLRKLIETGVDISPSLTTEAIEQELKIYGSKPIHRKLLEKEIDKDFPFVEENFKVINTDTRIAVADTKIVDRIRNGHCDWHELQKHSLQISHYKLQELHIPQITEDIYHWNLAYDDFLGYMAGIIQKSELKLLMY; via the coding sequence ATGGAATATTTCGCTCATAGTCCGAAGGATGGGTATCCCGCCCAGACATATGCGCAACATATCAACGGAGTATCGGAACGAGCCAGGCGTCATGCATCTGACGCTGCCCGGTACTCCCTTGACGACGGCGCACTGCTTTTAACTACAGCGGAAGTTGCGGCAGTTTACCACGATCTGGGTAAACTTGATGGGGAAAATCAGTCAGTTTTGTCCGGCCAGAGAGCGGCAAAACGTCTGCCGCTTAATCACACGGATGCAGGTGCGGCTTTTTTGCTGGACGATGTATCCCCCGCCCTTCTTGCTGCTGTTTCTGTCGCGGCGCACCATATTGGACTTCCGGATTTTGGCACGGAGAGCATCCGCGAGGAGTCCGCGTTCCGCGATGATGAAATAAAGACGCGGGTTGATGCGGCGTTATTGGAGTATTCGCAAATACACAGCAGCAATGTAAGCACAAGGCCGCAAATAGAGAGCGCTATACCATCGGGGGATTTGTCGGTATTCTTGCGTATGCTGCTGTCTTGCCTGGTTGATGCCGACCACACCGATACCGCTTCGCATTACGGCAAGTATCCTGAGGCGGAAAATTCCATCCCGCTTCGTCCGGCAGAGCGTCTCGCGTTATTGGATCACTATGTCGAAACACTTAGAAAAACAGGCGAAGATGACGAACGAAATAAACTGCGCTCTGAAATGTATGCAGTGTGTAGGGACTCCTTGATATGTGAAAACATTGCTGCCTGTGACGCTCCCGTTGGTTCAGGCAAAACAACTGCGGTAATGGCGCATCTGTTGGCGCAAGCGAATACGCGTGGATTGCGTCGCATATTTATAGTGCTGCCATTTACAAATATCATCCAGCAGTCGGTCGAGAAATACCGTGAAGCACTGGTTTTCCCAGGCGAAAACGGAGAAGAGGTTGTGGCTGAACTGCACCATCGCGCCGAATTTGAAAGCGAGGATACGCGGCATCTCACGGCGCTATGGCGCGCGCCGATCATCGTCACCACAGCGGTTGCATTCTTTGAAACCCTTGCGGCGAAAACTCCGTCCGCGCTTAGGCGGATGCATGAGTTGGCGGGCAGCGCGGTATTCGTGGACGAAGCACACGGCGCGCTGCCTGCGCACTTATTGCCATTAGCATGGCGATGGATTAACATTTACGCTAAAGAGTGGTCTTGTTATTGGATTCTGGCTTCAGGTTCGCTTAATCAATTCTGGGAAATAAAAGAGATCTCCGAACAAAAGTTGGAAGTGCCAAATATAGTAAATCCATCCTTAAGGGCTTCGCTCAACGCATTTGAAGGCAAGCGCATAGAATATCAGGCTAACCTGACGCCGCAGTCACTGGAGACATTTGTTGAAGTTGTGGCGCAATCACAAGGGCCAAGGCTTGTTATACTCAATACAGTGCAAAGCGCGGCGGTAGTTGCAGAGTATATTTGCGAGAAGTACGGGCGCGGGCGCGTAGAGCATCTGTCAACCTCGCTTACGCCGAGCGACAGGGAGAAAACGCTTGGGCAGGTGAAGGCGCGGCTTAACAGGTCCGATGATGATGACTGGACACTTGTCGCTACATCCTGCGTGGAGGCGGGCGTTGATTTTTCGTTTAGAACCGGCTTCCGGGAACTTGCATCGCTGACCTCGCTGTTGCAGGCAGCGGGGCGTGTCAACCGAAATGGTGAGTACGGTGTTTCTGAAATGCATACATTTTGTCTTTCAGAGAGCAATATGTTAAAATCAAACCCTGACATAAAAAATTCCGCCGCAGTCCTACGTAAGCTCATAGAAACAGGAGTCGATATTTCTCCGTCCCTCACGACCGAGGCTATCGAGCAGGAACTTAAGATATATGGCAGCAAGCCGATTCACAGGAAGTTGCTCGAAAAGGAAATCGACAAGGATTTTCCATTTGTCGAAGAGAATTTCAAGGTAATCAATACGGATACACGCATTGCGGTTGCAGACACTAAAATCGTCGATAGAATACGCAATGGGCATTGTGACTGGCATGAATTACAGAAACATTCGCTGCAAATATCCCATTATAAACTGCAAGAGCTGCATATACCGCAAATCACAGAAGACATTTACCACTGGAATCTCGCATATGATGATTTTCTGGGATATATGGCGGGAATTATTCAAAAATCTGAGCTCAAACTCCTCATGTATTAG
- a CDS encoding S41 family peptidase — protein sequence MRTARAGLIVLLLLFSVMSPVSAGLYTDSCGMVWTDAAVPFERNNETAYNEELMASYTPIMANLTDGPPDFSSMTWSDSFRETCAYMEERYAFTEWRGVDWDALYATYAPKIADAERNHDNAAYYRTLREFVFAIPDGHVLVLSPDDFGAKHADIGGGYGLAVARLDTGEVIVTYVANGSDAERAGIRFGDEVISWNGRPVGEAIDATSIIWTPVKPSTAEGVLLHKQRFLTRAPVGAGATVGIAGPADSAPRTINLTAADDGYETLARTSIFLGREVNDGAAGSSAELKAMITNETVTTRTLPGGIAYIGIYEESYDVYQPFKAAVKDAIADGAPGIVVDLRFNRGGDDNLAAAYAGWFVDRPVFYEYGTTYDPGTGEQAVLWESWTQPRPDRYDGPVALLVSPYTISSGEGLPKVFAESGTGAIVSWYGTNGAFGMESLGPVLPLGIMTAFPAGASLDENGRIQVDSNASMVGGVAPTVRVPLDRDTLARAMAGEDVQLAYAVDWIEAQAENATAEPSAVPTQAAAGWVVVLGALAVVAVWLGRR from the coding sequence TTGCGCACAGCGAGAGCCGGATTGATCGTGCTGCTCCTGCTCTTCTCCGTAATGTCGCCGGTATCCGCCGGCCTCTACACCGATTCGTGCGGGATGGTATGGACGGACGCCGCCGTCCCGTTCGAGCGGAACAACGAGACGGCCTACAACGAGGAACTGATGGCGTCCTACACGCCGATCATGGCGAACCTGACCGACGGGCCACCCGACTTCAGCAGCATGACCTGGAGCGACTCCTTCCGCGAGACGTGCGCCTATATGGAAGAGCGCTACGCCTTTACGGAGTGGCGCGGCGTCGACTGGGACGCGCTGTACGCGACCTACGCGCCGAAGATCGCGGATGCCGAGAGGAACCATGACAACGCCGCGTATTACCGGACGCTCCGCGAGTTCGTCTTCGCCATCCCCGACGGGCACGTCCTGGTCCTCTCTCCCGACGACTTCGGGGCGAAGCACGCCGATATCGGCGGCGGCTACGGGCTCGCCGTCGCACGGCTCGATACGGGCGAGGTAATCGTGACCTACGTCGCAAACGGGAGCGATGCGGAGCGGGCGGGGATCCGGTTCGGCGACGAGGTGATCTCCTGGAACGGCCGGCCGGTCGGGGAGGCGATCGACGCGACGTCGATCATCTGGACCCCGGTCAAGCCTTCGACGGCCGAAGGTGTCCTCCTCCATAAGCAGCGGTTCCTGACCCGGGCACCGGTGGGGGCCGGGGCGACCGTCGGCATCGCCGGCCCGGCGGACTCAGCCCCCCGCACGATCAACCTGACCGCAGCGGACGACGGCTACGAGACCCTCGCCCGGACGAGCATCTTCCTCGGCCGCGAGGTCAACGACGGAGCGGCCGGATCGTCGGCGGAGCTCAAGGCGATGATTACGAACGAGACCGTGACCACCCGGACCCTCCCCGGAGGGATCGCCTACATCGGGATCTACGAAGAGTCTTACGACGTCTACCAGCCCTTCAAGGCGGCGGTGAAGGATGCGATCGCAGACGGGGCGCCCGGCATCGTCGTCGACCTCCGGTTCAACCGGGGCGGGGACGACAACCTGGCCGCCGCCTACGCCGGGTGGTTCGTGGACCGGCCGGTCTTCTACGAGTACGGCACCACCTACGACCCCGGGACCGGGGAGCAGGCGGTCCTCTGGGAGTCCTGGACACAGCCCCGGCCCGACCGATACGATGGCCCGGTCGCCCTCCTCGTCAGCCCCTACACCATCAGTTCAGGCGAAGGGCTCCCGAAGGTCTTTGCGGAGTCCGGGACGGGCGCGATCGTCTCGTGGTACGGGACAAACGGGGCGTTCGGGATGGAGTCTCTCGGGCCGGTCCTCCCCCTCGGTATCATGACGGCCTTCCCGGCGGGCGCGTCGCTCGACGAGAACGGCAGGATCCAGGTCGACAGCAACGCGTCGATGGTCGGCGGAGTCGCCCCGACGGTGCGGGTCCCGCTCGACCGGGATACCCTGGCGCGGGCGATGGCCGGGGAGGACGTCCAGCTTGCGTATGCGGTCGACTGGATCGAGGCGCAGGCAGAGAACGCGACCGCGGAGCCTTCGGCGGTGCCGACACAGGCGGCGGCCGGGTGGGTGGTCGTGCTCGGGGCGCTTGCGGTTGTTGCAGTCTGGCTCGGAAGGCGGTGA